The following are encoded together in the Desulfurella sp. genome:
- a CDS encoding ABC transporter substrate-binding protein, whose protein sequence is MSVFKKMALIVAVFAFVFLPRLVFAAEPINIGIIAEQGTLVGDSIVNGAKLAADQINAKGGIDGRPIKLFIYDDHMRATDAVQAFQRAVYDHHVVAVIGSWISEVALALEPWAARLHTIYITTGAADPKITQLVHNNYNMYKYVFQLKYNATEMAQTVCNFIHDDLVKQYGYKTAYIASENAAWTEPLDAEYLKCLPQTGVKVVGHMRFAPNTTDFTPIFTDIKSKNPDLLVTGWAHTGLQQTVQWHEAKYPFLIVGINAQASTSDFWKKSNGATEGIISQAEGSPAPITPKTIPFVKEYEKVFGITPAYGGYTTYDAIYVLAQAIKRAKSTNTDALIKALEATNYIGVMGHIEFYGKESPYAHGIKYGPSYATGVMLQWQHGKLETVWPKNAATAKVIIPSFVKK, encoded by the coding sequence ATGAGTGTCTTTAAAAAAATGGCTCTAATTGTTGCGGTTTTTGCATTTGTTTTCTTACCACGTCTAGTATTTGCAGCAGAACCTATTAACATTGGCATTATAGCAGAACAAGGTACACTTGTAGGTGATTCTATTGTTAATGGGGCAAAATTAGCAGCAGACCAGATTAATGCAAAAGGTGGTATTGATGGTAGACCTATTAAGTTATTTATTTACGATGATCACATGCGAGCAACGGATGCTGTTCAAGCTTTTCAGAGAGCTGTTTACGATCACCATGTAGTTGCAGTTATTGGTAGCTGGATAAGTGAAGTTGCACTTGCACTTGAACCCTGGGCAGCAAGGCTACATACTATTTATATTACAACCGGCGCAGCTGATCCAAAAATTACACAATTAGTCCATAATAACTATAATATGTATAAATATGTATTCCAATTAAAGTACAATGCTACTGAAATGGCTCAAACTGTATGTAACTTTATACATGATGATTTAGTAAAACAATATGGCTACAAGACAGCCTATATAGCAAGCGAGAATGCAGCATGGACCGAACCATTAGATGCAGAGTATCTAAAATGTCTTCCACAAACTGGTGTCAAAGTGGTAGGTCATATGAGATTTGCACCAAATACAACTGATTTTACACCTATATTCACCGATATAAAATCTAAAAATCCTGATCTTTTAGTAACCGGTTGGGCACATACAGGTCTTCAACAAACTGTTCAATGGCATGAAGCAAAATATCCTTTTTTGATAGTTGGAATAAACGCACAGGCAAGTACATCTGACTTCTGGAAAAAAAGCAATGGAGCAACAGAAGGCATAATTAGTCAAGCAGAAGGATCTCCTGCTCCAATAACCCCAAAAACCATACCTTTTGTTAAAGAATATGAGAAAGTATTTGGCATAACACCTGCTTATGGTGGCTATACAACATATGATGCTATATATGTGCTGGCACAGGCTATAAAAAGAGCTAAATCAACAAACACTGATGCACTTATTAAAGCACTTGAAGCTACAAATTACATTGGTGTTATGGGACATATAGAGTTTTATGGAAAAGAAAGTCCATATGCACATGGCATAAAATATGGCCCTTCATATGCAACCGGTGTTATGTTGCAATGGCAACACGGCAAATTAGAAACGGTTTGGCCAAAAAATGCAGCAACAGCTAAAGTTATTATACCTTCGTTTGTTAAAAAATGA
- a CDS encoding branched-chain amino acid ABC transporter permease: MNLFWQILFDGFIISSIYAVGVVGFSLIFGTAGVLNLSHGAFLVLSAIISWFFISHFHLPLLAGMVVGVLASIAVSYLLFVLLINPIDKSKKIPTTEKEIFILTATLLWSMIIEELLDYFFSSNPVVVPPFVKGVLHLFKMNITYNEILLSFASVLILIILWTFINKTKTGKVLLAASMSHDGLAISGIDIKKVYILLWGVYGVLTGLSGALLASFLGASSQSVPSLTGLAFSVVVLGGLGNITGSILAAFLIGYIQTMTAYLISPAYTSIPAYVILVLILMFKPKGLFGRF; encoded by the coding sequence ATGAACCTTTTTTGGCAAATTTTATTTGATGGCTTTATTATTAGTTCGATTTACGCTGTGGGAGTAGTAGGGTTTTCTCTTATCTTTGGCACAGCAGGAGTACTTAATCTCTCCCACGGTGCTTTTTTAGTATTGAGTGCAATCATTTCCTGGTTTTTTATAAGTCATTTTCATCTGCCTTTATTAGCTGGTATGGTTGTTGGGGTTCTAGCTTCAATAGCAGTCTCATACTTGTTATTTGTATTGCTTATAAACCCCATAGACAAATCTAAAAAAATACCCACTACAGAAAAAGAAATTTTTATACTTACAGCTACGCTTTTGTGGTCTATGATTATAGAAGAATTACTGGATTATTTTTTCAGTTCAAATCCTGTTGTTGTGCCTCCTTTTGTAAAGGGTGTTTTACACTTGTTTAAAATGAATATAACATACAATGAAATTCTGCTTTCATTTGCTTCTGTTTTAATTCTGATTATTTTGTGGACTTTTATAAACAAAACAAAAACAGGCAAAGTTTTGCTTGCAGCATCTATGAGCCATGACGGTTTGGCAATAAGCGGTATTGATATTAAAAAGGTTTATATACTTTTGTGGGGTGTATACGGCGTATTAACCGGTCTTTCTGGTGCCTTGCTAGCTTCATTTTTAGGTGCAAGTTCACAAAGCGTCCCAAGTCTTACCGGGCTTGCTTTTTCTGTTGTGGTGCTTGGAGGTTTGGGTAACATAACAGGTTCTATTCTGGCAGCATTTCTTATCGGCTATATACAAACTATGACTGCTTATTTGATTTCACCTGCATACACATCAATACCTGCTTACGTAATCTTAGTTTTGATACTTATGTTTAAACCAAAAGGTTTGTTTGGTAGGTTTTAG
- a CDS encoding branched-chain amino acid ABC transporter permease, translating to MLIPKDRSIIIGIVIFILLIFVPYIFSSYVVGVFTIALYFAVFVMSWDLLFGYSGEVNFGSTFQIGIGAYTAAILNINTHMPLALCIVLGAVAAILSGLILVAPALRLKGPYFGLITLVSVLLLEQFVTIFAQYTGGEIGLSVPGIISVSSKINYYMALLFCAFSAMVMLVIARSPIGLILQASAQDPIEAESLGFNITKYKVLAFGISALFSGLSGALLVFYLGTASVSLVVSIAVVLQIIISAIIGGRRTIIGPILGAFFIILLREWLQPLGQLSYVVVSIMGLIVLLFLPDGIISLFLRKN from the coding sequence ATGTTAATACCAAAAGATAGGTCTATTATTATAGGAATTGTAATTTTTATTCTTTTGATATTTGTACCCTACATTTTTTCTTCTTATGTTGTGGGTGTTTTTACAATTGCTTTATATTTCGCAGTTTTTGTTATGTCGTGGGATTTATTATTTGGATATTCAGGGGAAGTAAATTTTGGATCTACATTTCAAATAGGCATAGGTGCATACACTGCGGCTATTTTAAATATAAACACTCATATGCCACTTGCTTTATGTATTGTACTTGGTGCTGTAGCAGCCATTTTATCAGGACTTATCCTAGTTGCTCCAGCTTTAAGACTTAAAGGACCATATTTTGGACTTATTACACTGGTTAGTGTTTTGTTATTAGAACAATTTGTCACAATATTTGCCCAGTATACAGGTGGAGAGATAGGCTTATCCGTACCCGGCATAATATCTGTTAGCTCAAAAATAAATTATTATATGGCCCTTTTGTTTTGTGCTTTCAGTGCAATGGTTATGCTTGTTATTGCAAGATCGCCTATTGGTCTGATTTTACAGGCATCTGCTCAGGATCCAATAGAAGCAGAAAGTCTGGGTTTTAACATAACAAAATACAAAGTTTTAGCTTTTGGTATCAGTGCTTTATTCAGTGGCTTATCAGGGGCTTTGCTTGTGTTTTATTTAGGTACAGCTTCAGTGAGTCTTGTAGTGTCTATTGCTGTTGTATTGCAAATTATAATTTCTGCTATTATTGGTGGAAGAAGAACTATTATAGGACCTATTTTAGGAGCTTTTTTTATAATACTTTTAAGAGAGTGGCTGCAACCATTGGGTCAGCTTAGTTATGTTGTTGTGTCGATAATGGGACTTATAGTCTTGCTTTTTTTGCCAGATGGTATAATAAGCTTGTTTTTGAGGAAAAACTAA